In Geobacter sp., a single window of DNA contains:
- the typA gene encoding translational GTPase TypA has protein sequence MQELIRNIAIIAHVDHGKTTLVDAMLKHAGVFRENEQITERVMDSNDLEKERGITILAKNLSVHHGRYKVNIVDTPGHADFGGEVERVLKMVDSVLLLVDALDGPMPQTRFVLKKSLDLGLKPIVVINKIDRPGARPDEVVDMVFDLFCELNASDAQLDFPIVYTSAKLGYAKLDMNSESTSMEPLFAVVESNVHPPRGDASAPFQLLVTNIDYNDYIGRIATGKIYNGRVKTGETVALVKRDGTVVRGRISKLLGYEGLKQIEIPEAITGDIITVAGFDEVGIGETLTAVDNPTPLPYVAIDEPTIAMNFIVNNSPFAGREGKLVTSRNIRERLDKELRTNVSLRVEDTASADTFKVSGRGELHLSILIENMRREGFEMAVSKPEVIFREQDGKKLEPMEYLVVDVPGEYQGAIIEKMGPRKGEMSAMQPMGETIRLEFIIPARGLIGLRGELLTETRGTAVITHTFHDYAPYKGDIPGRKNGVLMAMEHGETTAYALDALQPRGVLFLGPGVEVYGGMIIGQHAKDNDLDVNPCKGKKLTNVRASGSDDAVKLSPPRILTLEQALEFIDDDELVEVTPVSIRLRKKELDPNRRKKK, from the coding sequence ATGCAAGAGCTTATCAGAAACATCGCGATCATCGCCCACGTCGACCATGGCAAGACCACGCTGGTGGATGCCATGCTGAAACATGCGGGCGTATTCAGGGAAAACGAGCAGATCACCGAGCGGGTCATGGATTCCAACGACCTGGAAAAGGAGCGCGGGATCACCATCCTGGCCAAGAACCTGTCGGTGCACCATGGCCGCTACAAGGTCAATATCGTCGACACCCCCGGCCATGCCGACTTCGGCGGCGAGGTGGAGCGGGTGCTGAAGATGGTCGATTCGGTGCTGCTGCTGGTGGATGCCCTGGACGGCCCCATGCCCCAGACCCGCTTCGTCCTCAAGAAATCCCTCGACCTGGGACTGAAGCCGATCGTGGTGATCAACAAGATCGACCGGCCGGGCGCCCGCCCCGACGAGGTGGTGGACATGGTCTTCGATCTCTTCTGCGAGCTCAACGCCTCTGACGCACAGCTCGATTTCCCCATTGTCTATACCAGCGCCAAGCTGGGCTATGCCAAGCTCGACATGAACTCGGAGTCGACCAGCATGGAGCCGCTCTTTGCGGTGGTGGAGAGCAATGTCCATCCGCCCAGGGGTGATGCCTCGGCACCGTTCCAGCTGCTGGTGACCAATATCGACTACAACGACTACATCGGCAGGATCGCCACCGGCAAGATCTACAACGGCCGGGTCAAGACCGGCGAAACCGTGGCCCTGGTCAAGCGGGACGGCACCGTGGTGCGGGGCAGGATCTCCAAGCTCCTCGGTTATGAGGGGCTGAAGCAGATCGAGATCCCCGAGGCGATTACCGGCGACATCATCACCGTGGCCGGGTTCGACGAGGTGGGGATCGGCGAGACACTGACCGCCGTGGACAACCCGACACCGCTCCCCTATGTGGCCATCGACGAGCCGACCATTGCCATGAATTTCATCGTCAACAACTCCCCCTTTGCCGGCCGGGAAGGGAAGCTGGTAACCTCCCGTAACATCAGGGAGCGGCTGGACAAGGAGTTGCGCACCAATGTCTCGCTCAGGGTCGAGGATACTGCCAGCGCTGACACCTTCAAGGTCTCTGGCCGCGGCGAGCTGCATCTCTCCATCCTGATCGAAAACATGCGCCGGGAAGGGTTCGAGATGGCGGTTTCCAAGCCCGAGGTTATCTTCCGTGAGCAGGACGGCAAGAAACTGGAACCGATGGAATACCTGGTGGTGGACGTACCGGGCGAATACCAGGGGGCGATCATCGAGAAGATGGGGCCGCGCAAGGGTGAAATGTCCGCCATGCAGCCGATGGGCGAGACCATCCGCCTCGAATTCATCATCCCGGCCCGGGGCCTGATAGGCCTGCGCGGCGAACTCCTCACCGAGACCCGCGGCACCGCCGTGATTACCCATACCTTCCACGATTACGCACCCTACAAGGGGGATATCCCCGGCAGGAAGAACGGGGTCCTGATGGCCATGGAGCACGGCGAGACCACCGCCTATGCCCTGGATGCCCTGCAGCCGCGCGGGGTGCTCTTCCTTGGCCCCGGCGTGGAGGTCTACGGCGGCATGATCATCGGCCAGCACGCCAAGGACAACGATCTGGACGTGAATCCCTGCAAGGGGAAGAAGCTGACCAACGTCCGGGCGTCCGGCTCCGACGACGCGGTCAAGCTCTCTCCGCCGCGCATCCTGACCCTGGAGCAGGCCCTGGAGTTCATCGACGACGACGAGCTGGTCGAGGTGACCCCGGTCTCCATCCGGCTGCGCAAGAAGGAACTCGACCCGAACAGGCGGAAAAAGAAGTAG
- a CDS encoding acyl-CoA thioesterase produces MTSPAETSSSLTLPLGSNPALQHHFMVVDEPIPGNFRFGLLLEKLDLLAEQTALAFVRQSHPEGRVVTAAIDKIVVRNVADVYRDIICHACINHVGRSSLEVGIRVEQPGETVTHIASCYFTMVARGGAEANVSLQLPQLTYTTEQEQRRAAKMVTNREEYLRQQESARQPPSVEEYALLDALHRAQEEPGFTGLRAADPVTEAWERMYPEQEYVPHRIFGGYLMRRAFELSAICSELVAPNRSIISAVNRINFFHPVQIGDKLHFTSRVVFTSESFVCVETGIERISRDRTNKALSNSCLFTFVNVDKELNHCPVPPIYPASYREDTRYLDALRSYRTMSGHYRML; encoded by the coding sequence ATGACGAGTCCGGCGGAAACATCCTCTTCGCTGACCCTCCCGCTAGGAAGCAATCCGGCGCTGCAACATCACTTCATGGTTGTTGACGAACCGATCCCCGGCAATTTCCGCTTCGGACTGCTGCTGGAGAAGCTCGACCTGTTGGCCGAACAGACCGCCCTGGCCTTTGTGCGGCAAAGCCACCCGGAGGGGCGGGTAGTGACGGCAGCCATCGATAAAATCGTGGTGCGCAATGTTGCCGATGTGTACCGCGACATCATCTGCCATGCGTGCATCAACCATGTGGGGCGCTCGTCGCTGGAGGTCGGTATCCGCGTCGAGCAACCGGGAGAGACGGTTACCCATATCGCCTCCTGTTACTTTACCATGGTGGCCCGCGGCGGAGCGGAAGCGAACGTGAGCCTTCAGCTCCCCCAACTGACCTACACCACCGAGCAGGAGCAGCGACGGGCCGCCAAAATGGTTACCAATCGAGAAGAATACCTGCGACAACAGGAATCGGCGCGACAACCACCGAGTGTGGAGGAATATGCCCTGCTGGACGCCCTGCACCGCGCCCAGGAAGAGCCGGGATTCACTGGCCTTCGAGCCGCCGACCCGGTGACCGAAGCCTGGGAGCGCATGTACCCGGAGCAGGAGTACGTGCCGCACCGCATCTTCGGCGGCTACCTGATGCGCAGGGCCTTCGAGCTCTCCGCCATCTGCTCCGAACTGGTGGCGCCGAACCGTTCGATCATCTCGGCAGTCAACCGGATCAACTTTTTTCATCCGGTACAGATCGGCGACAAGCTCCACTTTACCAGCAGGGTGGTCTTTACCAGCGAAAGTTTCGTCTGTGTGGAAACAGGGATTGAACGGATCAGCCGAGATCGAACCAACAAGGCCCTGTCCAACTCCTGCCTGTTCACCTTTGTCAATGTGGACAAAGAACTCAACCACTGCCCGGTGCCGCCGATCTATCCCGCCAGCTACAGGGAGGACACCCGCTACCTGGACGCCCTGCGCAGCTACCGTACCATGTCGGGGCATTATCGGATGCTGTGA
- a CDS encoding pyridoxamine 5'-phosphate oxidase family protein — protein MKLAELFPEGGKGIIATAGRDGSVNTAIYARPHLIDEETLAWGMTEGRSYANLKQNPHASYLYIAPGGGYAGWRLSLKLQELRDDGELLQQIRESTTRIVDPMAGAAVKHVGYFRVLEVRPLV, from the coding sequence ATGAAACTCGCCGAACTGTTTCCCGAAGGGGGGAAGGGGATAATCGCCACCGCCGGCAGGGATGGCAGCGTCAACACCGCTATCTACGCCCGGCCGCATCTCATCGACGAAGAGACCCTGGCCTGGGGGATGACCGAAGGGCGCAGCTACGCCAACCTGAAGCAGAACCCCCATGCCTCCTACCTCTACATCGCCCCGGGGGGCGGCTATGCCGGTTGGCGTCTCTCCCTTAAGCTGCAGGAGCTGCGCGACGACGGCGAACTACTGCAGCAGATCAGGGAGTCCACCACTCGCATCGTCGATCCGATGGCTGGTGCCGCGGTGAAGCATGTCGGCTATTTCCGGGTGCTGGAGGTCAGGCCTCTGGTCTGA
- a CDS encoding TIGR02757 family protein, which produces MQLKRILDNLYDRRSPAHLANDPLSFCRRYPDPADREVVGFIAAAFAYGNVKIILRNLETIFAELGERPRRAIERFEPRAGLQRFSSFKHRFNDGRDLCALLHAVKTMLAEAGSIEAFFLRGFDPADDDIGPALDRFSTAMLALDHSPVFGGPAIPADSYFPFFFPAPAGGSACKRACMFLRWMVRPDDGIDLGLWRSIPPARLIIPVDAHILRIGRFLRFTNRRQGDWKTAREITARLRLLDPADPVKYDFSLCHLGISEGCGRQNRQACLTCDIAGICDGKGVP; this is translated from the coding sequence ATGCAGCTGAAACGCATCCTCGACAATCTCTATGACCGGCGTTCGCCGGCACACCTGGCCAACGACCCGCTCTCCTTCTGCCGCCGCTACCCCGACCCGGCAGATCGCGAAGTGGTGGGCTTCATCGCCGCAGCCTTTGCCTACGGCAACGTGAAGATCATCCTGCGCAACCTGGAAACCATTTTCGCGGAGCTAGGAGAAAGGCCGCGCCGGGCCATCGAGCGGTTCGAGCCCCGTGCCGGTCTGCAGCGCTTCAGCAGCTTCAAGCACCGCTTCAACGACGGCCGCGACCTCTGCGCCCTGCTGCATGCCGTCAAAACCATGCTGGCAGAGGCCGGCTCCATCGAGGCCTTCTTTCTCCGCGGGTTCGACCCGGCCGACGACGACATCGGCCCGGCACTCGACCGGTTCAGCACGGCAATGCTGGCCCTGGATCACTCGCCGGTATTCGGCGGCCCCGCCATCCCGGCTGATTCCTATTTCCCCTTCTTCTTCCCGGCCCCGGCAGGCGGGAGCGCCTGCAAGCGGGCCTGCATGTTCCTGCGCTGGATGGTGAGGCCCGACGACGGGATCGACCTGGGGCTCTGGCGCTCGATCCCGCCCGCCAGGCTGATCATCCCGGTGGATGCCCATATCCTGCGGATCGGCCGGTTTCTCCGCTTTACGAACCGCCGCCAGGGAGACTGGAAGACCGCCAGGGAGATCACCGCCCGCCTCCGTCTCCTCGACCCGGCCGACCCGGTGAAGTACGACTTCTCCCTCTGCCACCTGGGGATTTCCGAGGGGTGCGGCAGACAGAACCGCCAGGCCTGCCTCACCTGTGACATTGCCGGCATCTGCGACGGAAAGGGAGTGCCGTGA
- the bamD gene encoding outer membrane protein assembly factor BamD produces MKTVLKICTSLVLVTALAGCAAMSTAKNAADYFKEGEDAYSARNYDEAIAMWKKVKESYFSPELTTQAELKIADAQYQSGSYIEAAASYEEFRKLHPTHEKAAYALFRQGMCQYHQITGIDTDQTPIRNTVLILKSFISIYPDSEYAKEAREKLDEAVAMQLKYEIYVGRFYLKNEKYQAAINRLEGALKTFSSSPHNDETLLYLGEAYLLSGDKAKGKEIFNRLSTEYPASPFLKDASSFMEKHY; encoded by the coding sequence ATGAAAACCGTGCTCAAGATCTGCACCAGCCTGGTCCTGGTCACCGCGCTGGCGGGTTGTGCCGCCATGTCTACGGCGAAAAACGCTGCCGACTATTTCAAGGAAGGTGAAGACGCCTACTCGGCCCGGAATTACGACGAGGCGATCGCCATGTGGAAAAAGGTCAAGGAGAGCTATTTCTCTCCCGAACTGACCACCCAGGCGGAGCTGAAGATCGCCGATGCCCAGTACCAGAGCGGCAGCTACATCGAGGCAGCCGCCTCCTACGAGGAATTCCGCAAGCTCCACCCCACCCACGAGAAGGCCGCATACGCCCTGTTCCGCCAGGGGATGTGCCAGTATCACCAGATCACCGGCATCGACACCGACCAGACCCCCATCCGCAACACGGTCCTGATCCTCAAGTCCTTCATCTCCATCTACCCCGACTCGGAGTATGCCAAGGAGGCAAGGGAGAAGCTGGATGAGGCAGTGGCCATGCAGCTCAAGTACGAGATCTACGTGGGCAGGTTCTACCTGAAGAATGAAAAATACCAGGCCGCCATCAATCGCCTCGAAGGCGCTCTGAAGACCTTCTCCAGCTCCCCCCATAACGACGAGACCCTGCTCTACCTGGGCGAGGCCTATCTGCTTTCAGGCGACAAAGCCAAGGGGAAAGAGATCTTCAACCGCCTCTCCACCGAGTATCCTGCCAGCCCGTTTCTCAAAGACGCCAGCTCGTTCATGGAAAAACACTATTAG
- the sucC gene encoding ADP-forming succinate--CoA ligase subunit beta, with translation MNIHEYQAKEILNAFGIPVPRGRVALTSDQVERAAKEFGGRCVVKAQIYAGGRGKAGGVRLVHHPEQAQDYGKELFGKRLVTPQTGPEGLKVRRILVEEAVEIAREFYLSITLDRGNARYCLIASAEGGVEIEEVAQKTPEKIHKLPIDPYTGLRPYQARRIALALGLTGSLCEDCVELMQNLYRVCLDKDCALVEINPLVVSKAGWLMAMDAKITFDDNAIFRHREYPDMMDYSQLDPLEINAGKYDLSYIKLSGNIGCMVNGAGLAMATLDVLKEFGGEPANFLDVGGGATREKVAEAFKIILEDDDVKGVFVNIFGGIMRCDVIAQGIIEAASEVKCTLPIVVRMDGSKVEEGRQLLAESGLNVQTADNLGDGADRIVKMIG, from the coding sequence ATGAACATCCACGAGTACCAAGCGAAAGAGATCCTCAACGCATTCGGTATTCCGGTCCCTCGCGGCCGGGTGGCTCTGACGTCTGACCAGGTGGAACGGGCAGCCAAGGAGTTCGGCGGGCGCTGCGTCGTCAAGGCCCAGATCTATGCGGGCGGGCGGGGAAAAGCCGGGGGGGTGCGGCTGGTGCACCATCCCGAGCAGGCACAGGATTACGGCAAGGAGCTGTTCGGCAAGCGGCTGGTAACCCCCCAGACCGGCCCCGAGGGATTGAAGGTCCGCCGTATCCTGGTGGAAGAGGCCGTGGAGATCGCCAGGGAGTTCTATCTCTCCATAACCCTTGACCGGGGCAATGCCCGCTACTGCCTCATCGCTTCGGCCGAGGGGGGAGTCGAGATCGAAGAGGTGGCCCAGAAAACCCCGGAAAAGATCCACAAGCTCCCCATCGACCCCTATACCGGGCTGAGGCCCTACCAGGCGCGGAGGATCGCCCTGGCGCTCGGCCTGACCGGAAGCCTCTGCGAGGACTGCGTGGAGTTGATGCAGAACCTTTACCGGGTCTGCCTGGACAAGGACTGCGCCCTGGTGGAGATCAACCCGCTGGTGGTCAGCAAGGCCGGCTGGCTGATGGCCATGGACGCCAAGATCACCTTCGACGACAATGCCATCTTCCGCCACCGCGAATACCCGGACATGATGGACTATTCCCAGCTCGACCCCCTCGAGATCAATGCCGGCAAGTACGACCTCTCCTATATCAAGCTGTCGGGCAACATCGGCTGCATGGTGAACGGCGCCGGCCTCGCCATGGCCACCCTGGACGTGCTCAAGGAGTTCGGCGGCGAGCCTGCCAACTTCCTGGACGTGGGGGGCGGGGCAACAAGGGAGAAGGTGGCGGAGGCGTTCAAGATCATCCTGGAGGACGACGACGTGAAGGGGGTCTTCGTCAACATCTTCGGCGGGATCATGCGCTGTGACGTCATCGCCCAGGGGATCATCGAGGCGGCATCCGAGGTGAAATGTACCCTCCCGATCGTCGTCCGGATGGACGGCAGCAAGGTGGAGGAGGGGAGGCAGCTCCTTGCCGAATCCGGGCTCAACGTGCAGACCGCCGACAACCTGGGGGATGGCGCGGACCGGATCGTCAAGATGATCGGCTGA
- a CDS encoding ammonia-forming cytochrome c nitrite reductase subunit c552 — protein MMKRKIAAAVAVIGMGALLALPSVAAKAKPAAKPIKDGREKCYECHEEIKAIKEGSKHASLSCKTCHDKMDAHMQDPEKNKPVTVIDQALCGKCHKNQYASFFTVNYEGAARKEKGVPTGRSPMQDKLLAGHGFTFEHNEPRGHAFMVIDQFVVDRFQGGRFQYKDGWKGVDEVGKAWDVLIDTNKKLAETAMAGNPTCIQCKTSDHILKWKFMGDKDPRAQWDRSSDLVAIAKDTQNAVGCIHCHDPHGTQPRVVRDALIQAVEKDRGANIFAKNGKTDLNVVDFRGFRKIGLMEKTDSRLMCAQCHVEYNCNAGSQWSDGKKVGYDDQRTNHFPLTNVKGLLEHYRKLDFYDFKHAVTGARLIKLQHPEAETYAGSVHDRAGVQCHQCHMPKQKGKDGKVFSTHGVIRPKNHIKEACLGCHPKYTVEQKLYQIEAVQNYTKGKMRKAEYWLGQLIDTYTAAKRAGVAETVLAKAREKHEEAHVLWEYWTAENSDGFHNPDLARDSLTASIAASKEGVKVLKEAMEAQPAPAAK, from the coding sequence ATGATGAAACGGAAGATTGCGGCTGCTGTGGCAGTCATCGGAATGGGGGCACTCTTGGCGCTCCCCTCTGTTGCGGCAAAGGCTAAGCCTGCTGCCAAGCCGATCAAGGATGGCCGGGAGAAATGCTACGAGTGCCACGAGGAGATCAAGGCGATCAAGGAGGGCTCCAAGCATGCCTCGCTGTCGTGCAAGACCTGCCACGACAAGATGGATGCCCATATGCAGGACCCCGAGAAGAACAAGCCGGTCACGGTCATTGATCAGGCCCTGTGCGGCAAGTGCCACAAGAACCAGTACGCCAGCTTCTTCACGGTCAATTACGAAGGTGCTGCCCGCAAGGAGAAAGGGGTCCCCACCGGGCGTTCGCCCATGCAGGACAAACTCCTGGCCGGGCACGGCTTTACCTTCGAGCACAACGAGCCCCGCGGCCATGCATTCATGGTGATTGACCAGTTCGTGGTGGACCGGTTCCAGGGGGGGCGTTTCCAGTACAAGGATGGTTGGAAGGGGGTAGACGAGGTCGGCAAGGCATGGGACGTGCTGATCGATACCAACAAGAAGCTGGCCGAGACCGCCATGGCCGGCAATCCGACCTGTATCCAGTGCAAGACCTCGGATCATATTCTGAAATGGAAGTTCATGGGGGACAAGGACCCCAGGGCACAGTGGGACCGCAGTTCGGACCTGGTGGCGATTGCCAAGGATACCCAGAACGCCGTGGGGTGCATCCACTGCCACGATCCCCACGGCACCCAGCCGCGGGTCGTGCGTGACGCTCTGATCCAGGCCGTTGAAAAGGACCGGGGCGCCAACATCTTTGCCAAAAACGGGAAAACCGACCTGAACGTGGTCGATTTTCGCGGCTTCCGCAAGATCGGGCTGATGGAGAAGACCGACTCCCGCCTGATGTGCGCCCAGTGCCATGTGGAGTACAACTGCAACGCGGGGAGCCAGTGGAGCGACGGCAAGAAGGTCGGCTACGACGACCAGCGGACCAACCACTTCCCCCTGACCAATGTCAAGGGGCTTCTGGAGCATTACAGGAAGCTTGATTTCTACGACTTCAAGCATGCCGTGACCGGCGCGCGGCTGATCAAGCTGCAGCACCCTGAGGCCGAGACCTATGCCGGCAGCGTCCATGACCGGGCAGGCGTGCAGTGCCACCAGTGTCACATGCCGAAGCAGAAGGGGAAGGACGGCAAGGTCTTTTCCACCCATGGCGTGATCCGTCCCAAGAACCACATCAAAGAGGCCTGTCTCGGCTGCCATCCCAAGTACACGGTCGAGCAGAAGCTCTATCAGATTGAAGCCGTCCAGAACTACACCAAAGGGAAGATGCGCAAGGCCGAGTACTGGCTCGGCCAGTTGATCGACACCTATACAGCGGCAAAGCGGGCGGGCGTCGCCGAGACTGTGCTGGCCAAAGCCCGCGAGAAGCACGAGGAGGCCCATGTGCTGTGGGAATACTGGACTGCCGAGAACTCTGACGGCTTCCACAATCCCGACCTGGCCAGGGACAGCCTGACCGCATCCATTGCCGCCTCCAAGGAAGGGGTAAAGGTGCTCAAGGAAGCCATGGAGGCACAGCCGGCACCGGCAGCCAAGTAG
- a CDS encoding STAS domain-containing protein codes for MTAQSANNMRSRLSLFQGILPLAGSRVPADIFAGITLAALAIPEVMGYTKISETPVITGLYTLLIPMALYAIIGSSRHLVVGADSATAAILASSVATMATPRSQEWLALAGLLAILSAIFLFLARIARLGFLADFLSRTVLIGFLSGVGIQVSIGEISGMLGLAGGGHGTIEKCSTTWQQLGQANGFTVMVSAAAFLVIIGLRKVSPKVPGALLAVMGAIAASWALDLQRYGIQMLGPVPRGLPEIALPAGVWQWETVKTLLPTAFAMFVVILAQSAATARAYAARYNESFNEDMDLIGLGLANIGAALSGTFMVNGSPTKTQMVDSAGGHSQLAQLTTSLVVLLVLLFLTGPLAYLPMAVLATVVFLIGVELIDMEGMKRIYRERPYEFWVALVTAAMVVVVGVEQSILLAIVLSLAVHTRHGYWVDNRLLVLDEGRGWRTMKVTTAQQTMPGLMIYRFMHNMYYANTQALISDITNLVAKSDPPLCWFCIDMAAVNDVDFTAAEALRTVRDIIEAQGVRLVFCEVDDNVMNEFGRSRLTELFGQDAFFQTPVAVVDAFETRLRTHRNGVTP; via the coding sequence ATGACCGCACAGTCTGCCAACAACATGCGTTCGCGGCTCTCCCTTTTCCAGGGGATACTCCCGCTGGCCGGCTCCAGGGTACCGGCCGACATTTTTGCCGGCATAACCCTGGCAGCACTCGCCATCCCGGAGGTCATGGGCTACACCAAGATTTCTGAAACGCCCGTGATCACCGGTCTCTACACCCTCCTGATCCCCATGGCGCTGTATGCGATCATCGGGTCGTCCCGTCATCTGGTAGTCGGCGCCGATTCGGCCACCGCCGCAATCCTTGCATCGAGCGTCGCCACCATGGCAACACCGCGTTCACAGGAGTGGCTCGCCCTGGCCGGACTTCTCGCAATCTTGTCAGCCATCTTTCTCTTTCTGGCCCGGATCGCCCGGCTCGGATTCCTTGCCGACTTTCTGTCGCGGACCGTTTTGATCGGCTTTCTCTCCGGTGTGGGCATCCAGGTGTCCATCGGAGAAATCTCGGGCATGCTCGGCTTGGCAGGGGGAGGCCACGGCACCATCGAGAAATGCTCGACCACCTGGCAACAGCTGGGCCAGGCGAATGGTTTCACCGTCATGGTCTCGGCAGCGGCGTTCCTCGTCATCATCGGCTTGCGAAAGGTATCTCCCAAAGTTCCGGGGGCACTGCTTGCAGTGATGGGCGCCATCGCTGCAAGCTGGGCGCTCGATCTGCAGCGCTACGGAATCCAGATGCTGGGCCCTGTCCCACGCGGTCTCCCGGAGATCGCGCTTCCCGCGGGAGTCTGGCAGTGGGAGACCGTCAAAACCCTCCTGCCCACCGCCTTTGCCATGTTCGTGGTCATCCTTGCCCAGAGTGCTGCTACTGCCCGGGCCTATGCAGCCCGCTACAATGAAAGCTTCAATGAGGACATGGATCTCATCGGGCTGGGTCTGGCGAACATCGGCGCCGCCCTTTCCGGGACCTTCATGGTTAATGGCAGCCCGACAAAGACCCAGATGGTCGACAGCGCAGGAGGTCACAGCCAGCTGGCTCAGCTCACGACAAGCCTGGTTGTCCTGCTCGTGCTCCTCTTCCTCACCGGACCTCTGGCTTATCTGCCAATGGCCGTTCTGGCAACGGTGGTTTTTCTGATAGGGGTGGAATTGATCGACATGGAGGGGATGAAGAGAATCTACCGCGAGCGCCCCTACGAATTCTGGGTGGCACTCGTTACGGCAGCCATGGTTGTCGTTGTCGGCGTCGAGCAGAGCATCCTGCTGGCCATAGTCCTGTCGCTGGCAGTCCATACCCGGCATGGCTACTGGGTCGACAACAGGCTGCTCGTTCTCGATGAGGGCCGTGGCTGGCGGACTATGAAGGTTACCACTGCACAGCAGACCATGCCAGGACTGATGATCTACCGATTCATGCACAACATGTACTATGCCAACACACAGGCATTAATTTCGGATATTACCAATCTCGTGGCAAAGTCGGACCCACCTCTTTGCTGGTTCTGCATCGACATGGCCGCAGTCAACGACGTGGATTTCACCGCAGCCGAAGCTCTCCGCACCGTCCGGGACATTATCGAGGCCCAGGGCGTCAGGCTGGTGTTCTGCGAGGTTGACGACAACGTCATGAACGAATTCGGGCGGTCCCGGCTTACCGAACTCTTCGGCCAGGATGCCTTTTTCCAGACCCCCGTTGCCGTGGTCGACGCCTTTGAGACCAGGCTGCGCACTCATCGAAATGGTGTGACACCGTAA
- a CDS encoding diguanylate cyclase, with amino-acid sequence MEERALRILLVEDSPDDADLLLWHLRKSGIESEWERVDSAVAMNEALDRTTWDIVIADYIMPGFSGLAALKVLRDKGVDVPFIIVSGKMGEDTAVEAMKAGAHDYLIKDNLARLAPAIRRELREAEARCERLRAEQELKTLKHAIETIPIGVTIADRHGRIIFTNKAEADMHGYDVCELIGKDVRIFAPPERWHPWGKEVIGEFVSARRETENIRKDGSRFPAYLVSSVVFGDDGDPVAVITACEDITERKEAEEKLRYMSCHDTLTGFYNRAFFEDEMERLSCESELPISVIMVDVDGLKEVNDTLGHAAGDKVLKQTASVLMSVFRSEDIVARIGGDEFVVLLPGADQSVVEKAMQRVRDVVSQASHSMGGLGLSLSLGAATAHSAEELGETLKLADERMYEEKLTKSGSRVAREKQTLNDRRIP; translated from the coding sequence ATGGAGGAGAGGGCGTTGAGGATATTGCTGGTCGAGGACTCACCCGACGATGCCGACCTTCTGCTCTGGCATCTGAGGAAGTCTGGGATCGAATCGGAATGGGAGCGGGTCGATAGCGCCGTCGCCATGAACGAAGCTCTGGACCGCACGACCTGGGATATTGTCATTGCCGATTATATCATGCCCGGTTTCAGCGGCCTTGCCGCACTGAAGGTCCTGCGCGACAAGGGGGTCGATGTCCCGTTCATCATCGTTTCCGGCAAAATGGGAGAGGATACGGCCGTGGAGGCGATGAAGGCGGGGGCTCACGACTACCTCATCAAGGACAACCTGGCCCGCCTCGCACCGGCCATCCGCAGGGAGCTGCGGGAGGCCGAGGCCCGTTGCGAGCGGCTGCGGGCTGAACAGGAACTGAAGACGCTCAAGCACGCCATCGAAACCATCCCGATCGGGGTCACCATTGCCGACCGCCATGGCCGGATCATCTTCACCAACAAGGCCGAGGCCGACATGCACGGCTACGATGTCTGCGAGCTGATCGGCAAGGACGTCCGGATCTTCGCCCCCCCGGAACGGTGGCACCCGTGGGGCAAAGAGGTGATCGGCGAATTCGTCAGCGCCCGCCGGGAGACGGAGAACATCCGCAAGGACGGCAGCCGGTTTCCGGCCTACCTGGTCTCCAGCGTGGTGTTTGGCGACGATGGCGACCCGGTTGCCGTCATAACCGCCTGCGAGGATATCACCGAGAGGAAGGAAGCCGAGGAAAAGCTCCGCTACATGAGCTGCCACGATACGCTGACCGGTTTCTACAACCGTGCCTTTTTCGAGGATGAGATGGAGCGGCTCTCCTGTGAAAGCGAACTCCCCATCAGCGTAATCATGGTGGATGTGGACGGCCTGAAGGAGGTCAACGACACCTTGGGCCATGCCGCCGGCGACAAGGTCCTCAAGCAGACAGCCAGCGTCCTGATGTCGGTGTTCCGTTCAGAGGATATCGTGGCGAGGATCGGGGGCGACGAGTTCGTAGTGCTGCTTCCCGGTGCCGACCAGTCGGTAGTGGAAAAGGCGATGCAGCGGGTCAGGGATGTGGTGTCGCAGGCGTCGCATTCCATGGGGGGGCTCGGTCTGAGCCTTTCGCTCGGAGCTGCCACGGCCCACTCTGCCGAGGAGCTGGGGGAGACGCTCAAGCTGGCCGATGAACGGATGTATGAAGAGAAGCTGACGAAATCGGGAAGTCGGGTAGCCCGTGAAAAACAGACGCTCAATGACCGGCGTATCCCGTAG